The Apostichopus japonicus isolate 1M-3 chromosome 20, ASM3797524v1, whole genome shotgun sequence genome contains a region encoding:
- the LOC139960962 gene encoding uncharacterized protein isoform X2, translating to MTLLDQMMTITLDCKMATKPLAVKFLVTMVMMYLMSVIRAQDCCTYPSLETDDEYQVWTVPGDEDGYCYPFDCGNPEDTSKSRVIFKSVDVIYDARCRPATNSEGDCYQREHWSYIGLDISYTFTEGSNSTAIVFGLKTLDGAVSPTIGTMDNICHYISLNDTMRGDQTHDSLFHYTGFVGLHPAAKYELTARPMCGQVSTQEITVQDCFKLRSSDKHIDDYFCSKSTPASFLPSVGVNSSLFAYWTVWPEDSPFTSYVVELLSLSLTLLEKETIPYEKSRSNGTHMLMTHQFPIYAPGEYYVGIYAQPDKACKGDPHWPTDQCSAVKARVSTAIVHETETVTVEAKTINIERTLLVVTLVGTLLVLFCFLGLWLMRLSCSDHNMFENHYDDDTTSEGITLDTPNEDVLNNIPCELQRNPKGTLKNLSDIEIGNTKDCLLRSI from the exons ATGACATTGCTTGATCAAATGATGACAATTACCCTTGATTGTAAGATGGCCACCAAACCATTGGCAGTGAAATTCCtagttaccatggtgatgatGTACCTTATGTCAGTAATCAGAGCACAAGACTGTTGCACATATCCATCTTTAGAAACAGATGATGAATACCAG GTTTGGACTGTTCCTGGTGACGAAG ATGGTTACTGCTATCCCTTCGATTGCGGGAATCCCGAAGACACCAGCAAAAGTAGAGTAATCTTCAAATCGGTGGACGTAATTTACGACGCGAGGTGTCGACCGGCTACAAATTCTGAAGGCGACTGCTATCAGCGAGAACACTGGTCCTACATTGGGCTCGATATATCTTACA CTTTTACAGAAGGAAGCAATTCCACGGCCATTGTTTTTGGACTCAAGACTTTAGATGGAGCAGTTTCTCCAACTATTGGTACCATGGACAATATATGTCATTACATCTCCCTCAATGACACAATGAGAGGAGACCAAACACATGAC AGCCTGTTTCACTACACTGGATTTGTCGGGCTACATCCTGCTGCTAAATATGAGTTGACCGCTAGGCCCATGTGTGGTCAAGTTTCCACCCAAGAAATAACAGTACAGG ATTGTTTCAAACTCCGCAGTTCTGACAAACATATCGATGACTACTTTTGCAGTAAATCAA CTCCAGCAAGTTTTCTACCGTCAGTGGGGGTTAACAGCAGCCTGTTTGCATATTGGACGGTCTGGCCTGAAGATTCTCCCTTCACCAGTTACGTGGTCGAATTATTGTCACTATCATTAACCTTACTAGAGAAGGAAACAATTCCTTACGAGAAGAGCCGG TCCAATGGTACACACATGCTTATGACTCATCAGTTCCCGATCTATGCACCTGGGGAATACTATGTGGGG ATTTATGCCCAACCAGACAAAGCCTGTAAGGGAGACCCCCACTGGCCCACGGATCAGTGTAGTGCAGTTAAAGCAAGAGTGAGCACCGCAATTG ttcatGAAACGGAAACAGTCACAGTTGAGGCAAAAACGATAAACATAGAACGTACTCTACTGGTTGTCACGCTTGTGGGGACTTTGTTGGTCTTGTTCTGCTTTCTTGGACTTTGGTTAATGAGACTTTCCTGTTCAGATCACAACA TGTTTGAAAACCACTACGACGACGACACCACCAGCGAAGGTATAACGTTGGATACACCAAACGAGGACGTTTTGAACAATATACCCTGTGAACTTCAACGCAACCCCAAGGGAACGTTAAAAAACCTGTCCGACATTGAGATCGGAAATACAAAGGACTGTTTACTGCGCTCGATATGA
- the LOC139960962 gene encoding uncharacterized protein isoform X1, producing the protein MTLLDQMMTITLDCKMATKPLAVKFLVTMVMMYLMSVIRAQDCCTYPSLETDDEYQVWTVPGDEDGYCYPFDCGNPEDTSKSRVIFKSVDVIYDARCRPATNSEGDCYQREHWSYIGLDISYICCLCNDLVAFTEGSNSTAIVFGLKTLDGAVSPTIGTMDNICHYISLNDTMRGDQTHDSLFHYTGFVGLHPAAKYELTARPMCGQVSTQEITVQDCFKLRSSDKHIDDYFCSKSTPASFLPSVGVNSSLFAYWTVWPEDSPFTSYVVELLSLSLTLLEKETIPYEKSRSNGTHMLMTHQFPIYAPGEYYVGIYAQPDKACKGDPHWPTDQCSAVKARVSTAIVHETETVTVEAKTINIERTLLVVTLVGTLLVLFCFLGLWLMRLSCSDHNMFENHYDDDTTSEGITLDTPNEDVLNNIPCELQRNPKGTLKNLSDIEIGNTKDCLLRSI; encoded by the exons ATGACATTGCTTGATCAAATGATGACAATTACCCTTGATTGTAAGATGGCCACCAAACCATTGGCAGTGAAATTCCtagttaccatggtgatgatGTACCTTATGTCAGTAATCAGAGCACAAGACTGTTGCACATATCCATCTTTAGAAACAGATGATGAATACCAG GTTTGGACTGTTCCTGGTGACGAAG ATGGTTACTGCTATCCCTTCGATTGCGGGAATCCCGAAGACACCAGCAAAAGTAGAGTAATCTTCAAATCGGTGGACGTAATTTACGACGCGAGGTGTCGACCGGCTACAAATTCTGAAGGCGACTGCTATCAGCGAGAACACTGGTCCTACATTGGGCTCGATATATCTTACA TTTGCTGCTTGTGCAATGACCTAGTAG CTTTTACAGAAGGAAGCAATTCCACGGCCATTGTTTTTGGACTCAAGACTTTAGATGGAGCAGTTTCTCCAACTATTGGTACCATGGACAATATATGTCATTACATCTCCCTCAATGACACAATGAGAGGAGACCAAACACATGAC AGCCTGTTTCACTACACTGGATTTGTCGGGCTACATCCTGCTGCTAAATATGAGTTGACCGCTAGGCCCATGTGTGGTCAAGTTTCCACCCAAGAAATAACAGTACAGG ATTGTTTCAAACTCCGCAGTTCTGACAAACATATCGATGACTACTTTTGCAGTAAATCAA CTCCAGCAAGTTTTCTACCGTCAGTGGGGGTTAACAGCAGCCTGTTTGCATATTGGACGGTCTGGCCTGAAGATTCTCCCTTCACCAGTTACGTGGTCGAATTATTGTCACTATCATTAACCTTACTAGAGAAGGAAACAATTCCTTACGAGAAGAGCCGG TCCAATGGTACACACATGCTTATGACTCATCAGTTCCCGATCTATGCACCTGGGGAATACTATGTGGGG ATTTATGCCCAACCAGACAAAGCCTGTAAGGGAGACCCCCACTGGCCCACGGATCAGTGTAGTGCAGTTAAAGCAAGAGTGAGCACCGCAATTG ttcatGAAACGGAAACAGTCACAGTTGAGGCAAAAACGATAAACATAGAACGTACTCTACTGGTTGTCACGCTTGTGGGGACTTTGTTGGTCTTGTTCTGCTTTCTTGGACTTTGGTTAATGAGACTTTCCTGTTCAGATCACAACA TGTTTGAAAACCACTACGACGACGACACCACCAGCGAAGGTATAACGTTGGATACACCAAACGAGGACGTTTTGAACAATATACCCTGTGAACTTCAACGCAACCCCAAGGGAACGTTAAAAAACCTGTCCGACATTGAGATCGGAAATACAAAGGACTGTTTACTGCGCTCGATATGA